In a single window of the Gossypium hirsutum isolate 1008001.06 chromosome D02, Gossypium_hirsutum_v2.1, whole genome shotgun sequence genome:
- the LOC107934855 gene encoding transcription factor bHLH62, translated as MEKDKAFMSEELKNRTTTRQQQPAWNPCGFMTEMSTNELNCGTEQGGNYFFNPNWDNSMDQSDPFESALSSMVSSPAASNVGSGENVMMRELIGKLWNICNSKDIITNSTNASCYSTPLNSPPFSTDPGFAERAARFSCFGGLNDPLRDSLKLSGHVNGTQTIKNSTLSRSSSPENAESGVSKEESSVSEQLPGGNNKKRKSIPRGKAKETPSPATVDAKVAAENNDESNAKRSKQNGTVKASNKEDSKPPEPPKDYIHVRARRGQATDSHSLAERVRREKISERMKFLQDLVPGCNKVTGKAVMLDEIINYVQSLQRQVEFLSMKLATVNPRMDVNMETLLSKDMFQSRGLLPHAVYSMEPTFPFGYQPQQGLALNNGIANTTSQQGFQLPQVNGFIDGNPQVGSIWEDDLQSIVQMGFGQNQAQCYQGSIAPGQVKIEL; from the exons atggaAAAAGACAAAGCTTTTATGTCTGAAGAGCTGAAGAACAGAACAACAACACGACAACAACAACCAGCTTGGAACCCTTGTGGTTTTATGACAGAAATGTCAACAAATGAGCTGAATTGTGGAACAGAACAAGGTGGGAACTATTTTTTCAATCCAAATTGGGATAATTCAATGGATCAGAGCGATCCCTTTGAATCAGCATTAAGTTCCATGGTGTCTTCTCCAGCTGCTTCCAATGTTGGTTCCGGTGAAAATGTAATGATGCGggaattaattggaaaattatgGAATATATGCAATTCTAAAGATATCATCACCAACAGTACTAATGCTTCATGTTATAGTACGCCATTGAATTCACCTCCATTTTCAACTGACCCTGGATTTGCTGAAAGAGCTGCTAGATTTTCTTGTTTTGGTGGCTTAAATGATCCATTAAGGGATTCACTTAAGCTTTCAGGTCATGTTAATGGAACTCAAACCATTAAGAACAGTACCCTTTCAAGATCTTCTTCACCAGAAAATGCAGAATCTGGTGTTTCTAAGGAAGAATCTTCAGTTTCTGAACAACTTCCAGGTGGTAATAACAAGAAAAGGAAATCAATTCCAAGGGGAAAAGCAAAAGAAACTCCATCACCAGCAACTGTTGATGCCAAGGTTGCAGCTGAGAATAATGATGAATCCAATGCTAAAAGAAGCAAACAAAATGGCACTGTTAAAGCTTCAAATAAGGAGGATTCAAAGCCACCAGAGCCACCAAAGGACTATATCCATGTTAGGGCAAGAAGGGGTCAAGCAACTGATAGTCATAGTCTTGCTGAAAGA GTTAGAAGAGAGAAAATAAGTGAAAGGATGAAGTTCCTACAGGATCTTGTTCCTGGTTGCAATAAG GTGACTGGTAAAGCAGTTATGTTAGATGAAATCATCAACTATGTGCAGTCATTGCAACGCCAGGTCGAG TTCCTATCTATGAAGTTGGCTACTGTGAATCCAAGGATGGATGTTAACATGGAAACACTTTTATCAAAAGAT ATGTTCCAATCTCGTGGATTGTTGCCGCACGCTGTCTATTCGATGGAACCGACGTTCCCTTTCGGGTATCAACCACAGCAAGGACTAGCTCTTAACAATGGCATAGCCAATACCACTTCTCAACAAGGCTTTCAGTTGCCTCAAGTTAATGGTTTCATTGATGGTAATCCACAAGTTGGATCAATTTGGGAGGATGATTTACAGAGCATTGTTCAAATGGGGTTTGGACAGAATCAAGCACAATGCTATCAAG GTTCAATAGCTCCAGGCCAAGTGAAAATTGAGCTATAG